The following coding sequences lie in one Streptomyces albofaciens JCM 4342 genomic window:
- a CDS encoding SDR family NAD(P)-dependent oxidoreductase, with translation MTAARSEVADGGGGPVTPPGGGAAASSGREPQAVPDPAPGPGPAPGPDPDWRESDVAVVGIACRFPGATGPDEFWNMIAEGRRGIGELTPEQLAEAGAGPARLADPALVPAAGILWDADRFDSAFFGYSARETAVMDPQQRMFLEAAWHALDDTGHDPERFPGRVGVYAGQTVGTHRTPDSSVFLGTSADLLMAADDKDFLPTRAAYKLGLTGPAFAVQAACSTSLVAVHVACRALAAGDCDLALAGGVSWSPWRRQGYLRRAGGVWSADGCVRCFDRDATGFVSGDGLGIVALRRLADARADGDRLYAVIKGSAVNNDGNDKLSYAAPGIPGQQAVIEAALRDAAVDPDTVGYVEAHGTATALGDAIEVTALNRAYRAAGATGRGTCRLGSVKANIGHADAAAGVAGFIKAALMVRHGRIPPTPNTPFHPHPDIDFAAGPFVPAVAAEDWPRTSAPRRAAVSAFGVGGTNAHVILQEPPPARPPAPARPWQLLAWSARDERALDAMAAAHPRTLRGLRDEEFADYARTLAVGRRRMPLRRAVVLRDRAHALTESAFRTDAAPPREGRAGEVAFVFPGGGSQYPGMGRGLYRDEPVFRETVDTCLRLLPDREAARRLRAWWPTGTGTEPAADTPPDADADPDPRVAMPAVFITEIAVARLLGSFGVTPSVLTGHSLGEYAAAHLAGVLSLPDALTLVSSRGRLLSAVDNGAMLVVRADARGLGPFLGDGVCLAVVNGPDACVLSGPAPRIGTARRRLAAEGIACNVLQLATAAHSALVDPVLGAFRDVVRGIALGRPAVPLISNLTGTADADYADPEYWVRHLRETVRFDLGLACLRGHDPRVLLEAGPGTTLTTLARTQGLDRGVPAMRHPLEERDDREVLLTALARTWEAGIDVDLAALWPASGPRVPAAPYPFAPTRHRPAPAGAPAPEQAAGPWYGVAWQRDLEPEPARTGTEVTGYRWLLLHDGSPVADALRHELAERGAASTTVLPDTGAARRGHGRDGERAVTLDPCAPDQYAKVIETAGGDPDLPLRIVSTWNGAPSHAACPPLSDLAGLARALATPAGGTELCLVTRGALEITGSESLDPWAALTVGAAGALGAELGDAATVRVVDIDGPGAAADGGQVRELARDLLREFTRPGASGPVGLRAGRRWLRRFEPLRTPPVADGTALREGGRYLITGGTGGIGRLLAGHLLRDHHARVTLLGRDPDAVRATAGELSGLPGELLAVSGDITDPARTREVLRETLRRFGGLDGVVHAAGVPAGGLAQLLTPDSVAEALAAKTTGTVTLADALRETGARPDFVLLFSSLAAFSQAPGLSCYGAANAFLDTYAHAAARTEGPAVLAVNWDRWNGVGMGREGERRQRALGGGAPLGGLEPADALAAFERCLGALSLGQVVVSVLPPDTVAGPPGKDDGAEPQSDAGDRPDEAPETSPSGTDTTTWSPLEREVLRIWQDVLGNAEGIGLHDDFFGLGGHSLAALQIVQRCQDSFGVDLSVKSVFLAPTVARLAAELSAARGAAVPGPEEPAPGPEESAPGREAPASERKDPV, from the coding sequence GTGACCGCAGCGCGCAGCGAGGTGGCGGACGGGGGCGGCGGGCCCGTAACCCCACCCGGCGGCGGGGCCGCAGCCTCGTCCGGCCGTGAGCCGCAGGCCGTACCGGACCCCGCGCCCGGACCCGGCCCCGCGCCCGGTCCCGACCCCGACTGGCGGGAGTCCGATGTCGCGGTCGTCGGCATCGCCTGCCGCTTCCCCGGTGCCACCGGCCCGGACGAGTTCTGGAACATGATCGCCGAAGGGCGGCGTGGCATCGGGGAACTGACCCCCGAACAGCTGGCCGAGGCGGGCGCCGGGCCCGCCCGCCTGGCCGACCCCGCGCTGGTGCCCGCCGCGGGGATCCTCTGGGACGCCGACCGGTTCGACTCCGCGTTCTTCGGCTACTCCGCGCGCGAGACCGCCGTCATGGACCCCCAGCAGCGGATGTTCCTGGAAGCCGCCTGGCACGCCCTCGACGACACCGGACACGACCCCGAACGGTTCCCCGGGCGCGTCGGCGTCTACGCGGGCCAGACCGTCGGCACCCACCGGACCCCGGACAGCTCCGTCTTCCTCGGCACGTCGGCGGACCTGCTGATGGCCGCGGACGACAAGGACTTCCTACCGACCCGCGCCGCCTACAAACTCGGCCTGACCGGGCCCGCGTTCGCCGTGCAGGCGGCCTGCTCCACCTCGCTGGTCGCCGTCCACGTCGCCTGCCGGGCGCTGGCCGCGGGCGACTGCGACCTGGCGCTGGCCGGGGGCGTGTCCTGGTCGCCGTGGCGCCGCCAGGGCTATCTGCGCCGCGCGGGCGGCGTCTGGTCGGCCGACGGGTGCGTCCGCTGCTTCGACCGGGACGCCACCGGCTTCGTGTCCGGCGACGGGCTGGGCATCGTGGCCCTGCGCCGCCTCGCCGACGCCCGCGCCGACGGGGACCGCCTCTACGCCGTGATCAAGGGCAGCGCCGTCAACAACGACGGGAACGACAAGCTGAGTTACGCGGCTCCCGGCATCCCGGGCCAGCAGGCCGTCATCGAGGCGGCACTGCGGGACGCCGCCGTCGACCCGGACACCGTCGGCTACGTCGAGGCGCACGGCACGGCCACCGCGCTGGGCGACGCCATCGAGGTCACCGCCCTGAACCGCGCCTACCGCGCGGCCGGCGCCACCGGCCGCGGCACCTGCCGGCTGGGCTCGGTGAAGGCGAACATCGGCCACGCCGACGCCGCCGCCGGGGTGGCCGGATTCATCAAGGCCGCCCTCATGGTCCGCCACGGCCGCATCCCGCCCACCCCGAACACCCCGTTCCACCCGCATCCCGACATCGACTTCGCCGCCGGCCCGTTCGTGCCCGCCGTGGCGGCGGAGGACTGGCCGCGTACGTCGGCGCCACGCCGCGCCGCCGTCAGCGCCTTCGGCGTCGGCGGCACGAACGCCCATGTCATCCTCCAGGAGCCGCCACCGGCCCGGCCGCCCGCGCCCGCCCGGCCCTGGCAGCTGCTGGCCTGGTCCGCGCGCGACGAGCGGGCGCTCGACGCGATGGCCGCGGCCCACCCCCGCACGCTGCGCGGCCTGCGCGACGAGGAGTTCGCCGACTACGCCCGCACCCTGGCGGTCGGGCGGCGCCGGATGCCGCTGCGCCGCGCCGTGGTCCTGCGCGACCGCGCCCACGCGCTGACGGAATCCGCGTTCCGTACGGATGCGGCGCCGCCACGCGAAGGGCGCGCGGGCGAGGTGGCGTTCGTCTTCCCGGGCGGCGGCTCGCAGTACCCGGGAATGGGGCGCGGGCTGTACCGCGACGAACCGGTGTTCCGGGAGACGGTGGACACCTGCCTGCGGCTGCTGCCCGACCGGGAGGCGGCCCGGCGCCTGCGCGCGTGGTGGCCCACCGGGACCGGCACGGAGCCCGCGGCGGACACCCCGCCGGACGCCGACGCCGACCCCGATCCACGCGTGGCGATGCCCGCCGTCTTCATCACCGAGATCGCCGTCGCCCGGCTGCTCGGCTCCTTCGGCGTGACGCCCTCCGTCCTGACGGGCCACAGCCTCGGCGAGTACGCGGCCGCCCACCTCGCGGGCGTACTGTCCCTGCCGGACGCGCTCACCCTCGTCAGCAGCAGGGGCCGCCTGCTGTCCGCCGTCGACAACGGCGCCATGCTGGTGGTCCGCGCCGACGCCCGCGGCCTCGGACCCTTCCTCGGGGACGGCGTCTGCCTCGCGGTGGTCAACGGCCCCGACGCCTGCGTCCTGTCCGGGCCCGCGCCCCGCATCGGGACGGCGCGCCGCCGCCTGGCCGCGGAGGGCATCGCCTGCAACGTCCTGCAACTGGCCACCGCCGCGCACTCCGCGCTCGTCGATCCCGTGCTCGGTGCCTTCCGCGACGTGGTGCGCGGCATCGCCCTCGGCCGGCCCGCCGTGCCCCTGATCTCCAACCTCACCGGCACCGCCGACGCCGACTACGCCGACCCCGAGTACTGGGTCCGTCACCTCAGGGAGACCGTCCGCTTCGACCTCGGGCTCGCCTGCCTGCGCGGCCACGACCCGCGCGTGCTGCTCGAAGCGGGCCCCGGCACCACCCTGACCACACTCGCCCGTACACAGGGCCTCGACCGCGGCGTGCCCGCCATGCGGCACCCGCTGGAGGAACGCGACGACCGCGAGGTGCTGCTGACCGCGCTCGCCCGCACCTGGGAAGCGGGCATCGACGTCGACCTGGCCGCGCTGTGGCCCGCGTCCGGTCCGCGGGTGCCCGCGGCGCCGTACCCCTTCGCGCCCACACGGCACCGCCCGGCACCGGCCGGCGCTCCGGCACCGGAGCAGGCCGCCGGTCCGTGGTACGGGGTCGCCTGGCAGCGCGACCTCGAACCGGAGCCGGCCCGCACGGGTACGGAAGTCACCGGCTACCGCTGGCTGTTGCTCCACGACGGGAGTCCGGTCGCCGACGCTCTGCGCCACGAACTCGCCGAGCGGGGTGCGGCATCGACCACGGTCCTCCCGGACACCGGAGCCGCCCGGCGCGGTCACGGCCGGGACGGCGAACGGGCGGTCACCCTCGACCCGTGCGCCCCCGACCAGTACGCCAAGGTCATCGAGACGGCCGGGGGAGACCCCGACCTGCCGCTGCGGATCGTCAGCACCTGGAACGGGGCACCGTCGCACGCGGCCTGTCCGCCGCTGAGCGATCTCGCCGGACTGGCCCGCGCGCTCGCGACACCGGCCGGCGGCACCGAACTGTGCCTGGTCACCCGAGGGGCGCTGGAGATCACCGGCAGCGAGAGCCTCGACCCCTGGGCGGCGCTCACGGTCGGCGCGGCGGGCGCGCTGGGCGCGGAACTGGGCGACGCCGCGACCGTACGGGTGGTGGACATCGACGGGCCGGGCGCGGCGGCCGACGGCGGGCAGGTCCGCGAACTGGCCCGCGACCTCCTGCGCGAGTTCACCCGGCCGGGAGCGTCCGGGCCGGTCGGGCTGCGGGCCGGACGCCGCTGGCTGCGCCGGTTCGAGCCGCTTCGTACGCCACCGGTGGCCGATGGGACGGCCCTGCGGGAGGGCGGACGCTATCTGATCACCGGCGGCACGGGCGGCATCGGACGGCTGCTCGCCGGGCACCTGCTCCGCGACCACCACGCCCGCGTCACCCTCCTCGGACGTGACCCGGACGCGGTGCGCGCCACGGCCGGCGAACTGTCGGGGCTCCCCGGTGAACTCCTCGCCGTCAGCGGCGACATCACCGACCCCGCGCGGACCCGGGAGGTGCTGCGCGAGACGCTGCGGCGCTTCGGCGGCCTGGACGGCGTCGTCCACGCGGCCGGGGTACCGGCGGGCGGCCTGGCCCAGCTGCTGACCCCGGACTCGGTGGCGGAGGCGCTCGCGGCGAAGACCACCGGCACCGTCACCCTCGCCGACGCCCTCCGGGAGACCGGCGCCCGGCCGGACTTCGTGCTGCTCTTCTCCTCCCTGGCCGCGTTCTCGCAGGCCCCCGGCCTGTCCTGTTACGGCGCCGCCAACGCCTTCCTGGACACGTACGCGCACGCCGCGGCCCGTACCGAGGGCCCCGCGGTCCTCGCCGTGAACTGGGACCGCTGGAACGGCGTCGGCATGGGACGGGAAGGCGAGCGGCGGCAGCGCGCGCTCGGGGGCGGGGCACCGCTGGGCGGGCTGGAACCGGCCGACGCGCTGGCCGCGTTCGAGCGGTGCCTTGGTGCGCTGTCACTCGGGCAGGTGGTCGTTTCCGTGCTGCCGCCGGACACGGTCGCCGGGCCACCCGGAAAGGATGACGGCGCCGAGCCGCAGAGCGATGCCGGTGACCGGCCCGACGAGGCGCCGGAGACCTCGCCCTCCGGCACGGACACCACCACATGGAGCCCCCTCGAACGCGAAGTCCTGCGCATCTGGCAGGACGTGCTCGGCAACGCGGAAGGCATCGGCCTGCACGACGACTTCTTCGGCCTCGGCGGGCACTCCCTGGCCGCCCTCCAGATCGTCCAGCGCTGCCAGGACAGCTTCGGCGTGGACCTCTCCGTCAAGTCGGTCTTCCTCGCGCCGACCGTCGCGCGCCTGGCCGCGGAACTGAGCGCGGCGCGCGGCGCGGCCGTACCCGGGCCCGAAGAGCCCGCACCCGGGCCCGAAGAGTCCGCACCCGGGCGCGAAGCCCCCGCCTCCGAGCGGAAGGACCCCGTATGA
- a CDS encoding cytochrome P450, with the protein MTGVSARGPATGRTDVSRWLLRRRVLPDPALRLVCFPHAGGAATFFHGWQGRVPPGTEVGAVCYPGRQNRIAEPPLTSMDDLADQVHAALRGLLDRPLALFGHSMGAVVAYEVAVRLAERDGAAPVALLVSGHGAPYLCAAGPPPDTAADDREIAEPAMAADPALRRSPQLLDLVMPVLRADHALLRAYRPARTPRITAPIVAYRGADDPRASEDDMWSWRAMTGAAFRLRTLPGDHFYLATEEAGLVADVLDACRGGANGDAGGTAAGPDTAATGSAVPLFVRRSGACPFDPAEDFARLRAERPVVRTTLPTGARAWMVTRYADARRVIADQRRFSSRAAVNGPVPPPEPPGGFPPPRPGVFYTYEPEDHARIRRMLTPEFSAQRARVLEPRAETLADRHLDAIERAGPPADLITDFALPVPRLLFLELLGVPLQDAGRLHHDLALLHDFHPIHEAQAGAFRRLDVYLRELVRSARAAPGDHVLGHLVTAYGSELSDDELAGIACQLLLAGYATIAGTLGLSLLALILDPVQARLVRDGRARPDRMAEELIRHLSVVTFGKVFQAKQDVTIAGQDIAVGEYVLCHLPSANRDPALADGLDRLDVTREPTPHLALGHGAHHCLGAELARMELRVCVPRVLRRLPGLRLRVPVGDLRFTPLNAAYGVESLPVAW; encoded by the coding sequence ATGACCGGCGTATCCGCCCGCGGACCCGCCACGGGCCGCACCGACGTCTCCCGGTGGCTGCTGCGCCGCCGGGTGCTGCCGGACCCCGCGCTGCGTCTGGTCTGCTTCCCGCACGCCGGGGGCGCCGCGACCTTCTTCCACGGGTGGCAGGGCCGGGTACCGCCCGGTACCGAGGTCGGCGCGGTCTGCTACCCGGGACGGCAGAACCGGATCGCCGAGCCGCCGCTCACCTCCATGGACGACCTCGCCGACCAGGTGCACGCGGCACTGCGCGGACTGCTCGACCGGCCGCTGGCGCTCTTCGGGCACAGCATGGGCGCGGTCGTCGCGTACGAGGTGGCCGTGCGGCTCGCCGAACGCGACGGCGCCGCGCCGGTGGCTCTGCTGGTGTCCGGGCACGGCGCCCCGTACCTGTGCGCGGCCGGACCGCCGCCGGACACCGCGGCGGACGACCGGGAGATCGCCGAACCGGCGATGGCCGCCGACCCGGCGCTGCGCCGCTCGCCCCAGCTGCTGGACCTGGTCATGCCGGTGCTCCGCGCCGACCACGCGCTGCTCCGCGCCTACCGGCCCGCACGCACCCCGCGGATCACCGCGCCGATCGTCGCCTACCGGGGCGCCGACGACCCCCGGGCGAGCGAGGACGACATGTGGTCCTGGCGTGCGATGACCGGCGCCGCCTTCCGGCTGCGGACCCTGCCCGGCGACCACTTCTACCTGGCCACCGAGGAGGCCGGGCTGGTGGCCGATGTCCTGGACGCGTGCCGCGGCGGCGCGAACGGCGACGCCGGCGGCACCGCGGCCGGCCCGGACACCGCGGCCACCGGCTCCGCCGTCCCGCTGTTCGTGCGCCGTTCCGGGGCCTGCCCCTTCGACCCGGCGGAGGACTTCGCCCGGCTGCGCGCGGAACGGCCGGTGGTCCGCACCACCCTGCCGACCGGCGCCCGCGCCTGGATGGTCACCCGGTACGCCGACGCCCGACGCGTCATCGCCGACCAGCGGCGCTTCAGCTCCCGGGCCGCCGTGAACGGCCCGGTGCCGCCCCCGGAACCGCCCGGAGGCTTTCCGCCGCCGCGGCCCGGCGTCTTCTACACGTACGAGCCCGAGGACCACGCCCGCATCCGCCGGATGCTCACCCCGGAATTCAGCGCCCAGCGCGCCCGGGTCCTGGAGCCGCGCGCGGAAACCCTGGCCGACCGGCACCTCGACGCCATCGAGCGGGCCGGACCGCCCGCCGACCTGATCACCGACTTCGCGCTGCCGGTGCCCCGGCTGCTGTTCCTGGAACTGCTGGGCGTACCCCTCCAGGACGCCGGGCGGCTCCACCACGACCTGGCGCTCCTGCACGACTTCCACCCCATCCACGAGGCACAGGCAGGAGCGTTCCGCCGGCTCGACGTGTACCTGCGGGAGCTGGTGAGGTCGGCACGCGCCGCACCCGGCGACCATGTCCTCGGCCATCTGGTCACCGCGTACGGCAGCGAGCTGAGCGACGACGAACTCGCCGGAATCGCCTGCCAGTTGCTGCTGGCCGGCTACGCGACGATCGCGGGCACCCTGGGCCTGTCCCTGCTCGCCCTGATCCTCGACCCCGTACAGGCGCGGCTGGTGCGCGACGGGCGTGCCCGGCCCGACCGGATGGCCGAGGAGCTGATCCGCCATCTGTCGGTGGTCACCTTCGGCAAGGTCTTCCAGGCGAAGCAGGACGTCACGATCGCGGGCCAGGACATCGCGGTGGGCGAGTACGTCCTGTGCCATCTGCCCTCCGCCAACCGCGACCCGGCGCTGGCCGACGGCCTCGACCGCCTCGACGTCACCCGCGAACCGACGCCCCACCTCGCCCTCGGCCACGGCGCGCACCACTGCCTGGGCGCCGAACTGGCCCGGATGGAACTGCGGGTGTGTGTGCCCCGCGTCCTGCGGCGCCTGCCGGGACTCCGCCTGCGCGTTCCCGTCGGGGATCTGCGCTTCACACCGCTGAACGCCGCGTACGGAGTGGAGTCACTGCCCGTTGCCTGGTGA
- a CDS encoding trypco2 family protein: MGASSGQGGHDGAETAGLADVIGRIREELETAQRDGERSRLRFLVERVDVEFAVQVRREGSGRGGLRIGVVTAEAGGALSRESTHRIAIELKPHDRDAPPEGPGISVGGPS, from the coding sequence ATGGGCGCGAGCAGTGGGCAGGGCGGGCACGACGGCGCGGAGACCGCGGGCCTGGCGGACGTCATCGGCCGGATCCGTGAGGAACTGGAGACGGCGCAGCGCGACGGCGAGCGGAGCCGGCTCCGGTTCCTGGTGGAACGCGTCGACGTGGAGTTCGCCGTCCAGGTGCGCCGGGAGGGCTCGGGCCGCGGCGGCCTGCGGATCGGCGTGGTCACCGCGGAGGCCGGCGGCGCGCTCTCCCGGGAGAGCACCCACCGCATCGCGATCGAACTCAAGCCGCACGACCGGGACGCGCCTCCGGAGGGGCCGGGCATCAGCGTGGGCGGGCCCTCGTAA
- a CDS encoding tetratricopeptide repeat protein, which translates to MRELGGTSQYHSGDGCWRVRLFHAERRGAAPLGAGVLLPDALVLTCAHVVLARPRPAVADGRPADPPLPLREVYAEFPGAPDAVPRPLAAEVLTRHLRPPTSRFSADIALLRLAEVPPVAPAVLHRQIPARDERVHTVGYPQDLPGGEHITARLMGRGGPGHAPEWVQLDPESAPYVVRHGFSGSGVVHNRTGGVIGILVHQHGTERFPVPSSHAYMIPTETILAHLGDEKLRLRVTGARAVAGSIRLVPGAAGSDRAPGLRRWLARWLDDSGPATVRATPTGRGTVKGRSAERAAGAGGSGAAAWRGAPGRPDGGRGVTGQAQHRPDGPAEPVELAFVADDEHDARSALHSALILADRERNPRPLRRGEATEPRAGSIDLALDATGWTADQLVRRVAVRAGLTTHRAPAGDLATVTRQIAEQAPPLSAAFLSVDRLLPADGPARSAHGPFLSLLHALLAPGHSRLLLVFQDPAAPLLARVVDELLDDRWASRRESAVAARLTVLAGLEEQHRRLRGGRDGPEDADGCVPVSRRLAARLAALRQGGILRNSPSAAYHLFRIGVAVEDALQRLDPPRTPRGYVVLPPGDGLTDLPHVTVGDPDSLAEPEPPPAAFPPAAEGPAPAPGPVPLAVRWPGLVRGQELHQQYRVVGRLGQGSYGQVYLARDRMLAGRPVALKGVRDPDDARAVQEAVQERLRLVGLNHPSIIKVFNYARQPGASDSNLSFIVMEFADGAPLRWIADRIAQRAEPFHDHRVHEFIAVYGLLILDALTYLHEERGLVYGDLSLTNVIHCGAGIKLIDVAGVRPIGTSGPLTYPAPELHSHPAMTVAADLYAVGAVLGELVARVPEAPPGLGTRSLERVLDRATAPLPEERFADAREMAVQLRGVLKELRSLRLGEEAAFEPSSLFAPAPAALDGELGKAPPLGQWRDGSNVKRGLTARPPTPAEVALGLPVPKPDVADGNWTELHRTSYDDPVGLLQLSDAWKESPEKALLHFRLHLEIARDHPEEAAGERAAAEAELARARAAVGELAAYDWRLHWHEGLLHLADDRVPAALECFDRVYAAIPGEYAPKLALGYCHEALRAPKEAVALYGAVWHRNHALGSAAFGLARIHLADAKPQLALDCLEAVPADSRHRTAARTAMVRILAAPPADGRPPTVSAARLAWPALHRLTRKEGLTDRHAQDRLRTDLLELLLLLVTTAPAAGPGPLGALCAETDNQAEKITVPHTEHALREELAACYLRLFEQMSPAARARDRELAEALLDNAYRTRPIGFRHRRGDQRLHWFRHWDRDGRTGEALPPYEDSPSEGAP; encoded by the coding sequence ATGAGGGAGCTCGGGGGAACTTCCCAGTACCACTCAGGCGACGGATGCTGGCGGGTCCGGCTGTTCCACGCGGAGCGCCGGGGCGCCGCACCGCTCGGCGCCGGTGTGCTGCTGCCCGACGCACTGGTGCTCACCTGCGCGCACGTCGTCCTGGCCAGACCCCGGCCCGCCGTGGCCGACGGCCGGCCCGCCGACCCGCCGCTGCCCCTGCGAGAGGTGTACGCCGAGTTCCCCGGCGCCCCGGACGCGGTGCCCCGCCCCCTGGCGGCCGAGGTGCTCACCCGGCATCTGCGGCCGCCGACCTCCCGGTTCAGCGCCGACATCGCCCTGCTGCGGCTGGCCGAGGTACCGCCGGTGGCGCCCGCCGTGCTGCACCGGCAGATCCCGGCGCGCGACGAGCGGGTGCACACCGTCGGCTATCCGCAGGACCTGCCCGGCGGCGAGCACATCACCGCGCGCCTCATGGGCCGCGGCGGCCCCGGCCACGCCCCCGAGTGGGTCCAGCTCGACCCGGAGTCGGCGCCCTACGTGGTCCGGCACGGCTTCAGCGGCAGCGGCGTGGTGCACAACCGTACGGGCGGCGTCATCGGCATCCTCGTCCACCAGCACGGCACCGAGCGGTTCCCGGTCCCCTCCAGCCACGCCTACATGATTCCGACCGAGACGATCCTGGCGCACCTGGGCGACGAGAAGTTACGGCTGCGGGTCACCGGCGCGCGTGCCGTCGCGGGCTCCATCCGGCTCGTCCCGGGCGCGGCCGGTTCGGACCGGGCACCCGGGCTGCGCCGCTGGCTCGCCCGCTGGCTCGACGACAGTGGACCGGCCACCGTCCGGGCCACGCCCACCGGCCGGGGCACGGTCAAAGGGCGCAGCGCGGAACGGGCCGCGGGCGCGGGAGGCAGCGGCGCGGCGGCATGGCGGGGAGCGCCGGGACGACCCGACGGCGGCCGCGGCGTCACCGGCCAGGCCCAGCACCGCCCGGACGGCCCCGCCGAGCCCGTGGAGCTGGCCTTCGTGGCCGACGACGAGCACGACGCCCGTTCCGCGCTGCACTCCGCGCTCATCCTGGCCGACCGGGAGCGCAACCCGCGGCCGCTGCGGCGCGGCGAGGCCACGGAACCGCGGGCGGGCTCGATCGACCTCGCCCTGGACGCGACGGGCTGGACGGCCGACCAACTGGTCCGGCGCGTCGCGGTCCGGGCCGGCCTCACCACCCACCGGGCACCGGCCGGTGACCTCGCCACGGTGACGCGGCAGATCGCCGAGCAGGCCCCGCCGCTGTCCGCCGCCTTCCTCTCCGTCGACCGGCTCCTGCCCGCCGACGGACCGGCCCGGTCGGCCCACGGGCCGTTCCTGTCGCTGCTGCACGCGCTGCTCGCCCCGGGCCACAGCCGGCTCCTGCTCGTCTTCCAGGACCCGGCCGCGCCACTGCTCGCCCGCGTCGTCGACGAACTCCTCGACGACCGCTGGGCCAGCCGCCGCGAATCGGCCGTCGCCGCACGGCTGACCGTCCTGGCCGGCCTGGAGGAGCAGCACCGCCGGCTGCGCGGCGGGCGGGACGGCCCGGAGGACGCCGACGGGTGCGTACCGGTCTCCCGCCGGCTCGCCGCGCGGCTGGCGGCGCTGCGCCAGGGCGGCATCCTGCGCAACAGCCCGAGCGCCGCGTACCACCTGTTCCGCATCGGCGTCGCCGTCGAGGACGCCCTGCAGCGCCTCGATCCGCCGCGCACGCCACGCGGTTACGTCGTCCTCCCGCCGGGTGACGGCCTGACGGACCTGCCGCACGTCACCGTCGGCGACCCGGACTCCCTCGCCGAACCGGAGCCGCCACCGGCCGCGTTCCCGCCCGCCGCCGAGGGCCCGGCACCGGCCCCCGGACCGGTGCCCCTGGCCGTACGGTGGCCCGGTCTCGTCCGCGGCCAGGAACTGCACCAGCAGTACCGGGTCGTCGGCCGCCTCGGCCAGGGCAGCTACGGGCAGGTGTACCTCGCCCGCGACCGGATGCTCGCCGGCCGGCCGGTGGCCCTGAAGGGGGTGCGCGACCCCGACGACGCGCGGGCCGTGCAGGAAGCGGTGCAGGAGCGCCTGCGGCTGGTCGGCCTCAACCACCCGTCGATCATCAAGGTGTTCAACTACGCCCGGCAGCCGGGCGCCTCGGACAGCAACCTCAGCTTCATCGTGATGGAGTTCGCCGACGGCGCGCCGCTGCGCTGGATCGCCGACCGGATCGCGCAGCGCGCCGAGCCCTTCCACGACCACCGGGTGCACGAGTTCATCGCGGTCTACGGGCTGCTCATCCTGGACGCGCTCACCTACCTCCACGAGGAGCGCGGGCTCGTCTACGGCGACCTCTCCCTCACGAACGTGATCCACTGCGGTGCCGGCATCAAGCTCATCGATGTCGCCGGTGTCCGCCCGATCGGCACCTCGGGCCCCCTCACGTACCCGGCGCCCGAGCTGCACAGCCACCCCGCCATGACCGTCGCCGCCGACCTGTACGCGGTGGGCGCCGTGCTCGGGGAACTGGTCGCCCGGGTCCCCGAGGCGCCCCCGGGGCTCGGCACGCGCTCGCTGGAACGCGTACTGGACCGCGCCACCGCGCCGCTCCCCGAGGAGCGCTTCGCCGACGCCCGGGAGATGGCCGTCCAACTGCGCGGGGTACTGAAGGAGTTGCGGTCGCTGCGCCTCGGCGAGGAGGCTGCCTTCGAGCCCTCCTCGCTCTTCGCCCCGGCGCCCGCCGCCCTCGACGGCGAGCTGGGCAAGGCGCCGCCGCTCGGGCAGTGGCGCGACGGCAGCAACGTCAAGCGCGGACTGACGGCCCGGCCGCCCACCCCCGCGGAGGTCGCCCTCGGCCTGCCGGTGCCCAAACCGGACGTCGCCGACGGCAACTGGACGGAACTGCACCGCACCTCCTACGACGATCCGGTCGGCCTGCTCCAGCTCAGCGACGCGTGGAAGGAGTCACCGGAGAAGGCGCTGCTGCACTTCCGGCTCCACCTGGAGATCGCCCGCGACCACCCGGAGGAGGCCGCCGGGGAACGGGCCGCCGCCGAGGCCGAGCTGGCCCGCGCCCGCGCCGCCGTCGGCGAACTGGCGGCGTACGACTGGCGGCTGCACTGGCACGAGGGGCTGCTCCATCTCGCCGACGACCGGGTCCCGGCGGCGCTGGAGTGCTTCGACCGGGTCTACGCGGCGATTCCGGGGGAGTACGCGCCGAAACTGGCCCTCGGCTACTGTCACGAGGCCCTGCGGGCCCCGAAGGAGGCCGTGGCCCTGTACGGGGCGGTCTGGCACCGCAACCACGCCCTCGGCAGCGCCGCCTTCGGCCTGGCCCGCATCCACCTCGCCGACGCCAAACCGCAGCTCGCCCTGGACTGCCTCGAAGCCGTCCCCGCCGACTCCCGGCACCGCACCGCCGCCCGGACGGCCATGGTCCGCATCCTCGCCGCCCCGCCCGCCGACGGCCGTCCGCCCACCGTGTCCGCCGCCCGGCTGGCCTGGCCGGCGCTGCACCGGCTCACGAGGAAAGAGGGCCTGACCGACCGGCATGCCCAGGACCGGCTGCGCACCGACCTCCTGGAACTGCTGCTCCTGCTCGTCACCACCGCACCCGCGGCGGGCCCCGGCCCGCTGGGCGCCCTCTGCGCGGAAACCGACAACCAGGCCGAGAAGATCACCGTCCCGCACACCGAGCACGCGCTGCGCGAGGAGCTCGCGGCCTGTTACCTGCGGCTGTTCGAACAGATGTCGCCCGCCGCCCGTGCCCGGGACCGGGAGCTGGCCGAAGCCCTGCTCGACAACGCCTACCGCACCCGCCCCATCGGCTTCCGGCACCGCCGCGGCGACCAGCGCCTCCACTGGTTCCGCCACTGGGACCGGGACGGACGGACCGGCGAGGCCCTTCCCCCGTACGAGGACTCCCCGAGTGAGGGGGCACCATGA